A portion of the Clostridium gelidum genome contains these proteins:
- a CDS encoding AAA family ATPase: MDKILILLAGLPGTGKTYLSNMIKNKLGAFYVLSQDELKEYYCDVYGYNNLEEKQEVEKIAWAKYYEKMEQQMQVGSNIMSDYPFSQKQKPRIQQLVERYDYKVVTIRLFADLDVLFERQKKRDLDTTRHLSHIVTSYKKGDHLADRSKADNLLTYEEFIERCTTRGYDTFELGKLYEVDATDYKKVNYSRLLEDIRLLDENNSVNVSTKQSTF; this comes from the coding sequence TTAAGTAATATGATCAAGAATAAATTAGGTGCATTTTATGTTCTGTCTCAGGATGAATTGAAAGAATATTATTGTGATGTGTATGGCTATAATAATTTAGAAGAAAAGCAGGAAGTAGAAAAGATAGCATGGGCGAAGTACTATGAAAAAATGGAACAACAAATGCAAGTAGGTAGCAATATCATGTCTGATTATCCTTTTAGTCAGAAACAGAAACCTCGTATTCAGCAATTAGTAGAAAGATATGATTATAAGGTTGTTACTATTCGCTTATTTGCAGATTTAGATGTATTGTTTGAGCGACAAAAGAAGCGGGATTTAGACACCACAAGGCATTTAAGTCATATTGTGACCTCTTACAAAAAGGGAGATCATTTAGCTGATAGAAGTAAAGCAGATAATTTATTAACCTATGAAGAATTTATAGAAAGATGTACAACAAGAGGATATGACACGTTTGAATTAGGAAAATTATATGAAGTGGATGCAACAGATTACAAAAAAGTGAATTATTCTAGGTTGTTGGAAGATATAAGACTGTTGGATGAAAACAATAGTGTAAATGTAAGTACCAAACAATCAACTTTTTAG